From Tiliqua scincoides isolate rTilSci1 chromosome 2, rTilSci1.hap2, whole genome shotgun sequence, the proteins below share one genomic window:
- the PARP3 gene encoding protein mono-ADP-ribosyltransferase PARP3 encodes MPPKRKAPAQTKAAVKGKKVKAEPKPDPEEDSFRSTMEALKAAPKEKLKAKIDSVCHLSNIGGAKIHEDYDCMLNQTNIGHNNNKFYIIQLIEQNGSYSCWNRWGRVGEIGQSKLSSFPSLEAAKKDFEKKFRDKTKNSWADRENFVAHDGKYTLIEVQQGDEEEQEVTVKVDTVDGLKYRQNIRPCTLDKATQELVSLIFSNDMFKEAMQTMNIDVKKMPLGKLSKQQIAKGFEALEAIETALQKQSRSQKQIEELSSRFYTIIPHNFGRNRPPPIGTQEVVQAKKDMLLVLADIELAQSLQAQKKKEEEEEEEMKVEEVPHPLDKDYDLLRCELTLVDPSSEDFKLIKTYVEKTGCTYRKLQILNIWKVNRDGEGNRFKVHNHLENRHLLWHGTNVAVIAAILKSGLRIMPHSGGRVGKGLYFASENSKSAGYVGTTSKQVGIMFLNEVALGKEYRITRDDPSLCKPPDGYDSVLACGVTEPDPTYDKEIVLDGKKVLISQGKPIPMAKYKDSCFSQSEYLIYQESQCRIRYLIQLRF; translated from the exons ATGCCGCCAAAACGCAAAGCGCCTGCCCAAACCAAGGCAGCAGTCAAGGgcaaaaaagtgaaagcagaaccGAAGCCTGACCCAGAGGAAGACAGCTTCCGCTCCACCATGGAGGCACTGAAGGCAGCTCCCAAGGAAAAGCTCAAGGCCAAAATTGACTCTGTGTGCCATCTAAGTAATATTGGTGGGGCAAAG atCCATGAAGATTACGACTGCATGCTGAACCAAACCAACATTGggcacaacaacaacaagtttTACATCATCCAACTTATAGAACAGAATGGGAGCTACAGCTGTTGGAACCGTTGGGGCCGAGTG ggGGAGATAGGACAATCAAAACTAAGCAGTTTTCCTTCCCTGGAAGCTGCTAAGAAGGACTTTGAGAAGAAATTCCGGGATAAGACGAAGAACAGCTGGGCTGACCGAGAAAACTTTGTAGCACATGATGGCAAATATACCTTGATTGAGGTGCAACAAGGAGATGAAGAGGAGCAAGAGGTGACAGTGAAG GTGGACACTGTAGATGGACTGAAGTACAGACAAAATATACGACCCTGCACTTTAGACAAGGCTACCCAGGAACTGGTCTCGCTCATCTTCAGCAACGACATGTTTAAAGAAGCCATGCAGACCATGAATATAG ATGTGAAGAAGATGCCCCTTGGGAAACTGAGTAAGCAGCAGATTGCTAAAGGCTTTGAAGCACTGGAGGCCATTGAGACAGCCCTGCAGAAGCAGTCACGTTCTCAGAAGCAGATAGAGGAGCTCTCCTCTCGCTTTTACACCATCATCCCCCACAATTTTGGCAGGAATCGGCCTCCACCTATTGGCACACAGGAGGTTGTCCAAGCCAAGAAGGACATGCTGCTA GTTCTGGCAGATATTGAACTGGCCCAGAGCTTACAGGCccagaagaagaaggaggaagaggaggaggaggagatgaaggTTGAGGAAGTGCCACATCCATTGGACAAGGACTATGATCTCTTGAGGTGTGAGCTCACCCTGGTGGACCCTTCATCAGAAGATTTTAAG ctGATTAAAACCTATGTAGAGAAGACTGGTTGCACTTACCGGAAACTTCAAATCCTGAATATTTGGAAGGTGAACAGGGATGGTGAG GGCAATCGATTCAAGGTGCACAACCACCTGGAGAACAGGCACCTGCTGTGGCATGGCACCAATGTGGCAGTCATTGCTGCTATCCTGAAGAGTGGCTTGCGCATCATGCCCCACTCTGGTGGGCGTGTAGGAAAGGGCCTTTACTTCGCATCTGAGAATAGCAAATCAGCAGGATATG TGGGCACTACCTCCAAGCAGGTGGGGATCATGTTCCTCAATGAGGTGGCCCTGGGCAAGGAGTATCGCATCACTCGAGATGACCCTTCTCTATGCAAGCCCCCTGATGGTTATGATAGTGTCCTGGCTTGTGGTGTAACTGAACCAG ATCCTACATATGATAAGGAGATTGTCCTGGATGGGAAAAAAGTGCTGATATCTCAAGGAAAGCCCATTCCTATGGCTAAATACAAGGACTCCTGCTTCAGCCAGAGTGAATACCTAATCTACCAGGAGAGCCAGTGCCGCATCCGCTATCTTATCCAGCTCCGCTTCTGA